Genomic segment of Malania oleifera isolate guangnan ecotype guangnan chromosome 7, ASM2987363v1, whole genome shotgun sequence:
AACCATCACCGGTTTGGCCCTGTGCCAaacctctttctttcttttctttttctttcttctttttttttttctcagttCGAGTTCCTACACTGCATGTGTACCACACCTGGGGCATGTGTtccctttttccctttttttgcataataaaacctaacttaaagACTAAATTAAAGTTCCTAGCATTGAAGGACTTACTCTCAAAGACCCAATCTACAAGCTTAACTAAAAgatacaatttaaaattttaacactCGATTTTTAGTAAAGCAAGACTTAATTATGAAGTTCAACCcaaggttttgaaaaaaaaaatcatattttaaagaCTCAATATTTAAAACAACACTTTTATTTTGAAGTTATGGGACTTCAATTAAAATTTAGAATAAATTAATTTTCCAACTAAAAGAACCTAATTACGAAAACTAGTTAAAATCAAAAGGACTCGATCCaacaacatatttaaaaatatgaGAAACTCTATTTTGAAAACTCAAACATCGGATTACAAACTTACAAGACTCAATTTCAAAccaattttttgacatttttaagGGACTTGACTTCCTGAAATCAATGGGACTAAATTGGGGACTTAGGgtcttaattttgaaaaagttCAAGACTCCAAGTCAGGTTTTattacactgggttgaggggcctggttattattattattattattattattattatgttcatggCCAACTAGTgtgttttttttataattataaataaaattgatttttctTATTCTAAGTTTATGATTTTACCCCAAATATTGGTTTTTTAAAagtgaaatttattatttatctagaTAGCATTATAACTTTATCTAAATTTGTTTAGActtaattatatttatgaatgttttatctttctttctttttttagatTACACATCGGatatccacgcgtccgttttacggtctaTGTGACTAATCTTGCGatccttgaagttgaccccataactccaaagggagggtaaattcaggagtccatgGGCGGAAATGAGtccgagagggtttgaacacctgatctcgtaagaggcactcccgcagctcGCATTATCACCTAAATCACATCCTGAGAGTtgttttatcttatttttaatAGATAAGAAAACTTGTATACACAAAATGATATactctaatcatatttttatatatgGTGCGTGAGGGTATCAGAGTGAAGTAAATAAAATTACAAGAGAGAAAAAACTGAGAAGTTTGGATATATTTCATGCTAATTAAAGTCTTTTTTTCCTACCTAAATTCATCGACTTTGAATGTTAAGATggatttttcctaaaaaattttaTGCTTGTCATGTTCATCATACGAAATTTCGTGGAAATTGTTCATGCATATCTAAATTCTGCACCGCAGAGAGCGGAGAGAATTGAGAGGCCCGAACTGCGGCGCCACCGGCTCACTAGATCAACGGCCCAGACGACTCCACGTGCCGCCGGCTCTCCTCTATCAGGATTTGGAAAATGTGAATTATGTATGAAAGGAGATCGAACATTGTATTGACCACACTCCTGAATttgttcattcatatctaaattctGCACCGCAGAGCGGAAGAAGGGGAGAATTGAGAGACCCGATCTGCGACGTTACCGGCTCACTAGGTCAACGGCCCCGACGACTCCGCGTGCTGCCGGCTCTCCTCGATTTGGATTTGGAAAAAAAACTATTCATTCGTAGAAATATTTTATGGTTTTAGATTCAAACTTACATTATGGTCATTCGTATAAATATTTCTTGGGTTCCCATATTTTCGTTCATTTACTTCCTCATCCCAAaactaaactaaaatttttagCAAAGGGAATAGGCCatgaaaaagataaaaaaaaaaaaaaactattccatagaaaaaattggtaaaaataactttaatccataaaacctaataacccaagatcatcatgttattcaattaaaaaaaataaacgcgaaataaatgttaaaatttaTAAATGTGTCTGATTTGATTGTCCAACAGCTTTTTTAGCGAAAAATTTTTATCTTCCACAGTCAATTCTTTTAAGTGTCTCACTTATATTTTTCTCtttaaatgagaaaaaaaaagaatgtgAAACTATTTATGATTTTACTTGGAGGTTGTATCTCTATTAGGTATTTCTTATATACTAGGTTATTTTAGAAAATCATCAATTctaaattaacttagtattgaGTTTTTGCACATTACAAAATTTATACCCAATTGATGTTAAAATAGCCCaataacataattatttttaaatatgtgagcccacaataggaaattaaaattttctaacaatcACTCATTTGGGGACACATAAATACCGAAAACAATTATATTACCCAAAACCTTAAGTCTACATTGTATTCATGAATGCTCATATTTGACTCAAGCCAACTAGGCAGCAGCTGGATTGGATAGGGAGGAGGGGAACCCACGATTCCCTCAGTCAACACTCTCCCAccgatgataataataataataataattaataataattaataatcaGAGCATGAGAAATGAGGGTGAACTGGCCATCTAAGGGGGAGATTAGGGTTGAATTCCTCTCATGCAAAAATTTTCTTCCAAATTTTAGCCAGTCCAAgcattaatataatatatattattattagtagatTTCAAATATTAGATTAAAGACTTGTTCGTttacttttaaaagttaaaaataatttcttatatttttttgcaaaataatttttatttattatttttaattttataaaaattatataaatgcagcttatttttcaattttcctgATTTATATTTAAaagttagaaaataaaaatttgctTAGTTATAgtgcatatatattatttttgttctatatttttaaaaaattattaaaaaaacacattttctttttaatcctttagaaaattaaaatagaaaacaaaagactatttttcataattaaaagGGTCCTAAATTTTCAAACATACTATTTAATTTCATGTATATCTTCCACGCTCTTCAAGTATTATAAAAttatgcattaattatatttcttAAAAAGAAATAAGCATATAGCCATCTTagctatttaaaatatttttgaatactgTATGACCTTTTACTCCGAACATTcgaataaaattttctttaaagaaAAGATTGAGAGATACCAATAGCACTTCCAAAAATACCattcattttcaattgtattttactatatattaaatattaacatgattaaaaaataaaaataaaaattaataagtaGTTATTCTTcaatccaaaattgaattataataagccgaatgtatttttaaatatatttgaaataaaatagtgatatttatataattaaaattttaaataatagttaTATTAATGTtacaattaaattttaaatatttttattaattaaaataatataatgttattTAGTACTTAACtgtaatcttgttattaatgtattaCGATTTAAAACATGGTctaagaaaaaacatattttagcaTGATTTAACTATTTTGCATTGGTCTCTTATACCAAAAAAGTAACCTTTATAAATATGGAGTGCATCATTTAATCTTATATTTGGAAAGGCAGGCCTTTCTTTTGAATAAGATAGAACATAAAactatattaaaaaatttattcaaattcttccaaatttaattttattgttcAGACTGTGTTTTATCTCTAAATTCATAGAACATTGTATTAACCACACTCATATCTAAATTCTGCACCGCAGGGCGCGGGGAGGGGAGAATTGAGAGACCCGAATTGCGGTCCCACTTCCAGTCGGCTACTATTTTCCGTGTATCGGTGTCGATGGCGGAGGAGAAATTTCTACATCGTCTCCAGAATACTCGCCCAATCAACCTGCGTCTTCACCCTTCTTTCTTAGCTCCAACGAGATTAATCAATAGGTCCTCACTCTCTCTACCCACTCTCCCCGTCGATCTCTATATAAAACCATCGCTTGCTACTCAGAATCATCACACAAACCCCATcagaaaaccataaaacccaacaTGGCCAGCTTCCTCAGCAACCTCGCTATTTCCTTCTCCGTTCTCGCCACCCTCTCCGCCCTTACCCATGCCGCCACCTTCGTCGTCCACAACAACTGCCCCGACACCATCTGGGCGGGGGCTGTCCCCGGAGGCGGCCGCCCACTCAAAAAAGGCGAAGAGTGGTCCTTCCAGGTGAACCCAGGCACCAAACAAGCCCGCATATGGCCCCGAACCAAGTGCAACTTCGACGGGTCGGGTCGGGGCAAGTGCGAGACCGGGGACTGCGGCGGGTTGCTCGAATGCCAGGCCTTCGGCACCCCGCCCAACACCCTTGCAGAGTACGCTCTAAACCAGTTCAACAACATGGACTTCTTCGATATCTCCCTGGTGGACGGGTTCAACGTGAAAATGGACTTCAGCCCGTCGTCGAAGGGGTGCACCCGGGGGATCCGGTGCGCCGCAGACATAAACGAGCAGTGCCCGAACGAGCTGAAGGCACCAGGCGGGTGCAACAACCCCTGCACCGTTTTCAAAACGGACAAGTACTGCTGTAACTCCGGCAGCTGCAACGCCACAAACTTCTCAAAGTTTTTTAAGGACAGGTGCCCCGATGCCTACAGCTACCCTAAGGATGATCAAACCAGCACCTTCACCTGCCCCTCGGGGACTAACTATAGGGTAGTCTTCTGCCCTTAAACTCGAGCCATAACTACGCAGGACGTTCCAACCACTAGATTTATAGGTAAAAATAAGAGCTTGGTTGAAACAAATTATTCCACTTCTCAAATGCCTAATTTGAGAAATATCAATGAATTATGATGATGAATCTAATAAATGATGGAGTGTAATCCAagttaaattttcttttcttgttcttCTCAATATGTTTGTGTTTTTAGATACAACATGGGAATATTTTCTCATGTTCTTAATTTACACCACCATAGTGTTACAAACCCATATTGAATGCGTGCAAGGAAATTTTTTGACttaacccccagggtgtggttcaagtGATAGTGCGGGCtacgggagtgcctctcacgaggtcaggtgttcaaaccctctcagGTTCGTTTCCGCCCCTGAATTCCTAAATTTACCtctctttggagttgtggggtcggctTCAAGGGACACAGGATTAGTCTtgtggaccgtaaaatggacacgTGAAATCCCAATGCGTaatccaaacaaaaaaaaaaaaggaaaatttttgactcaaaaattacataaaaaaattatttaaaaaagctaatttccatttttttttcctaaaatagaaaatttatctctaattttaattaatctttctTTTCTTCGCTATTCTACTGTTCTTTCGAACCAAATAGGACTAATGTATTACAATGGAATCTATCATTTCTTTTACCAGTACAACCCGAAGGGTGCTGTGTGGGGCAACATCGTTTGGGCTCACTCCATCTCCAAGGACTTCATCAACTAGGCCGCCCTTGACCCGACCATCTACTCATCCAATCCCTTCGACATAAATGGGTGCTGGTCCGGATCTGCCACCATCCTTCCGGGCAACAAACCCATCATCCTCTATACCGGACTCGACCCCCAGAACAGGCAAGTCCAGAATTACGCCGTACCCGCTAACCTATCCGACCCATATCTCCGTGAATGGATCAAACCCGACGACAACCACTTTGTGGTTCCCACCCCAGACATGAACACGAGTGCGTTCCATGACCCTGACCACGGGCCGGATCGGGCGAGTCGAGCACTGGAGAATGGTCGTCGTCGGTAGCCGAAGAAAGCACCAGGGAATGACCTACTTGTACTGAAGCAAAGATTTTGTGAATTGGGTCAAGGCGAAGACCCGCTCCACTCTACTCCGAAAACTGAAATGTGGGAATGCCATAATTTTTACCCGGTTGCGGTGTGCGGGCGGCACAGGTTGGACACATCGGTGATGGGAGAACACGTGAAGCATGTGTTATaacttttttatttcattatatttttcttctattcCAAAATTTCATTCTAATTCTTTTTTTGTGCCTAGATTTTTGTGCAAGTTTTCGGTTAggaaagaaatactaaaatttaaaatttttctatacaaaataatatgttaaataaattttcaattcttaattatatgataaataaattttttttatgtaattaggaagtaaaatgtcattttttgtgttaatatttccaaaagtaaattatttcaaaattttttgttgttgtattcatttttatataattttttgaaattaaaaaattaacttacttttttttaattcatttgaaaaataaataaaaaagaaaaaataatttttgtattaaatgacacttaaaaaaatattttttaattataaatttttatttaaatattaaaatttgaaaaataatatatattttattactatttaaattaaaaaaaatttatgattccTACTTTCAAGTGGGGAGGCGGGGGCAGaattggggggtgggggggtgggggggggggggagatcaAGAACCAAAAGTcagttcttattttttttctatttcaacaGTCAAGAATTGTggctgatttttatttttttttccaattttcttcatattgtatttttttatttttattttttaatgttttgtcATTCATgagatagttcttttcatactccttgaattggcgagaagcatacgcaataaccctTCCCTGCTGCATCAAGACACACCTGAGTCCTTTCTGAGttgcatcactatagatcacaaatccaccatctactgatggaatggtcaaaactagagcAGCGACTAGTCACTGCTTCAATTACTGAAAGCTCCCCTCACACTCACAAGTCtactcaaacttcacatttttcctcgttaGCTGTGTCAGGGGacttgatatttagaaaatcCCTCTATAAATCGGTGATAGTatcctgccagacccaagaaacttctaacctcatgcacatTTTTCGGTCTCGCTCAATCAACTATTTCCTCAATCTTGCTTGGGTCCATTGAAACTGTAAAgacttgaagaattatagtaactaaataataaaagaaaagagagaaaaggaatATTTCAAGAGGGACtcagtagggtctcatcgacgaatgcaaaGCACTCGTAgacgagaagccttcttgggCTCATTGACGTGCACTCGTGTCTTATCTACGAGAACTAACAGACAGGGGTTTAGTAGagcctgaagttcgtcgacgagggttacaAGTTCATCagtgaactcccttcatggactagtcgacaaggtgacgtgtgtCATCGATGAAtccgcattttataaatatgcttaactcgAATTTTAGCGAAATTATTCATGCAgcaatcttctctctctctctctctctctctccaaaatcgtctcctctaccttctctctacgatttcgacTTCATTTTCACTGttttgacgatcggaagccacgttactcttgagaagattctcttcatgtctgctagagtggatcgttggttaggccaacttgagcaccatcccaaaaccaaggcaagtagattatttgggtatttttagtattactaaTTTTAtctgagcctagattttgtatggTATGAGGATATACTGCAGTTTTGTGAAGTAACATTGGAGtgttgtatttttaggattagggtgtttttgggaccctacaggtataggttgaggaccccagcggaAATTTTTTCAagaacccaggtaaattatagtttagaaattctagatatgtggagttggggataatatgaatgtgataatatTTATGATAAATTCAATTGTGTGATTGGGAATTTTATGAGTGTTATTTCAgagtgttgaaaattatgaacgccGCATATGTGAGATTATAAAATAGTATCTAGAggtagatagtcaggtaaggggaatatatgtTATGCCAGCTTTATTAGAAATTTTACCCGTATAAcatagtatttgatcagagcatgaaaattatgcAGCTTTACGGAATATATTTATATggaattttatttagttgtgtggcatgagaattactGAAATATTATTCATTATTCAAACATGGTACATAATTATGCTTATATATAGTTTCTACAAAAATATgctatacagttttacaaaaacatgattatatagcctacatagttatgaaacataacttatacagttttatatatagAGCTACAGCTATATAGAATTAtacaaaaatacaatttatatgatgttgacctgatagggcacgcccagttttgatcatgacaaatactcttggtactaatggttgtactaaggattgcatgcaagttcactgTGCACATGTATTCGGACTAAAAGTCATACCTTTGATGGCGTGctgtgttcgtgccaaagaatgaagaattgtgttgtgtatttgtatttattatttcatttcttcattctggtatgtaattttattatggactgtataCCTTGCAGCTTGTAATAATCTGCGTCATGCATGATAGATAGGTATGCTCATAAtagaccctagttggaccttaggtacctacatttagtacacaaagtccccaacatcactcttcatatcaggggaatcaaaattGGCTAAAAATTGAACTTAACTTAAAATGTTGAGAgagttcgggcaaccaaacccaaGCTGTGCAAAacagctcgggcgaccgaaccctggaCAACTCAACTTGTTGACTTGGTGTTCGAACACCTGAACCACTTTTGAGCATATcttcctcgagcacccgaacctgtgttagaacacttttcaactacttgggcgaTCGAACGacacgttcaaaatgggctcgggcgCCCAAATTGGTTAGTTCCGTTAACCGAACTTAGAACCAGGCACCCAAACATACGAACaattggctactgactttgattcaacTGACCAACTCCTTCTTCACCCGAAccatttaaaattgaatttttgactgaGTCTGTTCAGGCACTCGAACCTCAGGCCGGCCGACCAAACCTCgcggtttaaaatatttttactgaatttttaaatggaataaattgggttaattttcttaatatatttaaaaacaaatttaattattcccattgggtcCCCAATAGTAAAAAAttgccccttgcctatatatacatgttcatttgcaataattagcaaggattaacattttgattaaggcaaaaattctctcaatttctaAAACCCTATTTTAGTCTATACTACTCAAAAACACTCATATACTCCATATTTCtttatctttcaagtgttgtgagtatttataaacctattgtgcttaatcttactagctagaactctcacttctattattgcttgattgattttctttgagagtttattaaagttctcccactgattttatttaatagatcttgtATGGGAAAACTCaaaggcttgtggttcttgcattgtcattgcaagttaccttaacccttatttttgtgtgcaaaaatccttttcaaaagctagtttttcaaacaactccattgtgctttgtatattgaaatatcttattgagatTATTTGAATCAatttgcttagcatatttgaaaccttgatctgattttgTATCATTCATgtgttgtgtttcaaatctttctttgATATACACTTTAGAtttggactgataatctatacttgattgggtgtttagcacacattaaagcactgagcatatttacatatcattcgtgcttgcaatattgattgagttgtactagtacacatatctgcttgtgtagaagcatatttccgtgtacaaattttatacacattggttgtattccaggcgcgagCCTGAAGAGGgtgactagccctattgaatagtcttggactagcttagacccgattaggaaagttaggtgcgtcattctattaaggcgtgttggttgaggtcagcccctttaattgacctgatttTATTGGTATTGccccacccatttaagtgagcattgtAGTGCTAATCCTTGTTCTGGTGTAGCCAAGGGGGGGGGGCATGGGCAatttggctgaaccctgataacatattgcgtgtattgtttacttttccacactttacttttattgcacatgtatgtttatttgttgatcgtatagactgaccttaggttgtgtaatactgctactaaaccgattgacctaggcgataaattttaaatacccaattcaccgccttggggttgcaccaaaactaacatatgatatacagtattttacagaatcatgcttatatAGTAGGTTACGGAATTATGATTACGTAGTATATTTTAGAACATGATTGTATAGTGTTTATAGAGttgattatacagtgtttttattaccatgattatacaaaaatatacagtaccatgattatacataattttatagaaccatgatatacagaacaTAGAACTATGATGTATAGAAATATAGATTATACAGagcatagagccatgacatacagaattacagagttatagaatatatagatatacaattattacagcgtcatggctaTATAGTTGATAcggaatcatggttattacagaaatacataatcatggtaaaacagatagatttatatagaaatattaatatacagtatcagaccccgatggaatgcaacaatttacagagcacgatactgttgcgATATAGTacagacagtgcaaccatacgtcttagatagagtatggtacaaccgATTGTGTCCTCAGGTAGAGTTGTGAACTCCCTGGCGTCCAGACCAGGTGGagtgggcctttcgtgctataggcatccagATATGCATATAGTTATGCTAGCACTAGAGGGCAAACCAGTGTTTAGccctgcctatgggccgcacaacccagtcatgagggggtacgtcatgacatatagccatccagggggAAATTTAcaaatttatgtatatgtatagtgtACACAGAAAGCAAAGATAatttattatagatagaagtacttttgaataaaTAACTAAGAAATTTTCATATCCTAAATgacataagcatgtgttattatacaaatgttttcttGATGTATATTGTATACAGtgttaattaaatgatatgttaccaactaactcatatgtcacacactggtaataacatgtttctccttattgagaggtgtctcatccccaacattattaaacatttccGGTAATCTAGAGAGGCGAGCAGGGTTGGCTTAGAGGTAGAGGTGGTGTTGAGTCGgcatagtttttggggtgagttttggggtGGTCTGTGGAGCCCATAGTATTTTTGTGACTTTTGGGAAGTGTTATGTATAGGTGTGTATAGGTATAGttaggtatatagtactctggtattgtattttagaatatgttggatatgtatgttCTTCTGCtacttaggtgttatatgaaacgCATAAGTTACTGCTCCGAGTTGTGATGATGATAGCTATGTTCATGCAAGTTATTAGAAATTATATTAATATAggaaaaaatggatgaaaatttcaGTTCGTTACAGAAACACCTTCCCTGGAtactacatgtcccagaaatgcaactcATTCTAACTAGAatttgcatttcttgaatttagcgtacaacttcctttctctaaGCACCTGAAGTACCAGCCCCAAATGAGCCTCATACTCCTCagaactcctcgaataaaccaaaaTGTCAGAGttgaacaccactacaaactaatccaaatactcatggaagaccctattcatcaagtccatgaatgctgcaggggcattggtcaatccgaaaggtataaccagaaattcatattGGTCATACTTGGTTTGAAAAGCATTTTTcagtacatcctctgatt
This window contains:
- the LOC131159750 gene encoding thaumatin-like protein, translated to MASFLSNLAISFSVLATLSALTHAATFVVHNNCPDTIWAGAVPGGGRPLKKGEEWSFQVNPGTKQARIWPRTKCNFDGSGRGKCETGDCGGLLECQAFGTPPNTLAEYALNQFNNMDFFDISLVDGFNVKMDFSPSSKGCTRGIRCAADINEQCPNELKAPGGCNNPCTVFKTDKYCCNSGSCNATNFSKFFKDRCPDAYSYPKDDQTSTFTCPSGTNYRVVFCP